A stretch of Arachis hypogaea cultivar Tifrunner chromosome 15, arahy.Tifrunner.gnm2.J5K5, whole genome shotgun sequence DNA encodes these proteins:
- the LOC112750062 gene encoding xyloglucan O-acetyltransferase 2, translating to MGNATNPFKDQSLCLIKRILPLTLYALLPIALLPTALLCLHFYPLSFPPPSPPQTHHLPHSNSITITYHSSLSSSSSSPIPPSFPSSSSSLTTNSSSTEKEKAYYDDEENQCDYSNGEWVSDNTGPMYNATTCGTVKGTEKCTPNGRPDSGYLYWRWKPSQCNLPRFDPNIFLQLVRNKHIAFLGDSLARNQLESLLCMLSTISTPNLVYRNGEDNKFRRWHFPSHNSSFSLYWSPFLVQGVERSNNGQYYNTMYLDHVNERWARDIGNWDMIVISFGHWFLLPSIYYEGGKILGSLNVAEFNHTQIDFYDPLRKALRTTLNSIIERKLAGGRNGNSNNNGVDVIVKTFSPAHFEGDWDKAGTCSMTRPYKEEEKKLEGMDAEIRRIEMEEVAIAKEKANNESGLLGFIRFEALDVTKLALLRPDGHPGPYMYPFPFSKGVPEHVQNDCVHWCLPGPIDTWNEIFLEMIKKWK from the exons ATGGGAAATGCTACAAACCCATTCAAGGATCAATCATTATGTCTCATTAAGAGAATTCTTCCATTAACACTCTATGCTTTGCTTCCTATTGCTCTTCTTCCCACTGCTTTGCTTTGCTTACACTTTTACCCTCTTTCCTTTCCTCCTCCCTCTCCTCCACAAACTCATCATCTTCCTCATTCAAACTCCATCACCATCACCTAccactcttctctttcttcttcttcttcttcccctattcctccttcttttccttcttcgtCGTCGTCATTAACAACAAATTCTTCTTCTACAG AAAAGGAAAAGGCTTATTATGACGATGAAGAGAACCAATGTGACTACTCCAATGGAGAATGGGTGAGTGACAACACAGGCCCTATGTACAATGCAACCACATGTGGAACGGTCAAAGGGACTGAGAAATGCACCCCAAATGGAAGACCTGACTCAGGGTACCTATATTGGAGATGGAAGCCAAGTCAATGCAATCTTCCAAGGTTTGACCCCAACATTTTTCTCCAACTTGTTAGGAACAAGCACATTGCTTTTCTTGGTGACTCTCTTGCTAGGAATCAATTAGAGTCACTACTATGCATGTTGTCCACAATTTCAACACCAAATCTTGTGTATAGAAATGGTGAGGACAATAAATTCCGTAGGTGGCACTTCCCTTCTCATAATTCAAGTTTCTCATTGTATTGGTCCCCATTTCTTGTTCAAGGTGTAGAGAGATCAAATAATGGGCAATATTATAATACTATGTATTTGGATCATGTTAATGAGAGGTGGGCTAGGGATATCGGTAATTGGGATATGATTGTAATTTCATTTGGCCATTGGTTTTTGCTTCCTTCAATTTACTATGAGGGTGGGAAAATTTTGGGAAGCTTGAATGTTGCTGAATTTAATCACACTCAAATTGATTTTTATGATCCATTAAGGAAGGCATTAAGGACTACCCTTAATAGCATAATTGAGAGGAAACTAGCAGGGGGTAGAAATGGAAATTCCAATAATAATGGTGTTGATGTAATTGTGAAGACATTTTCACCTGCTCATTTTGAAGGTGATTGGGATAAGGCAGGTACATGTTCAATGACTAGGCCTTataaggaagaagagaaaaagctTGAAGGAATGGATGCTGAGATTAGGAGGATTGAGATGGAAGAAGTGGCAATTGCCAAGGAAAAAGCCAATAATGAAAGTGGATTATTAGGGTTTATTAGATTTGAGGCATTGGATGTAACAAAATTAGCACTCTTAAGACCTGATGGTCATCCTGGTCCTTATATGTATCCTTTTCCATTTTCTAAAGGGGTTCCAGAACATGTTCAAAATGATTGTGTTCATTGGTGTTTGCCAGGGCCTATAGATACATGGAATGAAATTTTTCTTGAAATGATCAAGAAGTGGAAATAA